The Micropterus dolomieu isolate WLL.071019.BEF.003 ecotype Adirondacks linkage group LG20, ASM2129224v1, whole genome shotgun sequence genome has a segment encoding these proteins:
- the LOC123959078 gene encoding immunoglobulin superfamily containing leucine-rich repeat protein 2-like, producing the protein MAAADVLYFTLWIATVFATGLGCPELCTCSDKYGRHFAECSYKDLTEVPDGLPPNVTTVSLSANKISLIPLGSFDNVTRVTSLWMAHNEIVTIEQGSLTPLVHLRNFDISHNKIGDFPWEDLLNLTGLQLLKMNHNEMVHLPRDAFSNLKDLRSLRLNNNKFLTIVEGTFEGLMSLSHLQIYKNPFACTCSLDWLRDWISTTTVTVPEKDLITCASPEKLRGKVIGKLPESKCTSTNVTIRTEPTIHNTTFYEGSSLVLTCEFTGNPKPLVMWNICSKSQKQELALSFTEDDSAESNADSSLSHNPVKVYNNGTLIISHLRKEDGGNYSCSATNEFGRAEDSVSVEVVALPKPTPAKPMTTTTPTYTQTHQSIQQRTDKPSVFDSAHLTDLKRKDNMNIVPTFPPTVEISSQSSEEATSYPSHASKCGLTANTRYISRHVFNGSLDDIKQYTFDFGVIALGVSETEVTVRLNPLLIHRDKSADRQSFHTDSEENQGLSGVSENVQSNGLYLCVTADRKHSAVQWSRIKEGVNTYLFSGLRPGTNYSLCLTYRGEDCDVQVLFTTRRRVPNLLIIISVSICLLTMSTVPLLGATCFHLVYKYRSKTYKLILKAKDQYHMERNLGTNFNIHASHTESQRKINGSQLDEEEGEMDTESGDGEREADTEESVMTESFTLSQCRGNLDNCEVGSEYSDRLPLGAEAVTIISNYKYPNQ; encoded by the coding sequence ATGGCAGCTGCAGACGTCCTCTACTTCACTTTGTGGATCGCCACAGTCTTCGCCACCGGACTTGGATGCCCTGAGCTCTGTACCTGCTCAGATAAATACGGCCGCCATTTTGCTGAATGCTCCTACAAAGACTTGACTGAAGTACCAGATGGGTTGCCTCCTAATGTGACAACTGTGAGTCTCTCCGCAAACAAGATCAGTTTGATACCATTGGGGAGCTTCGACAATGTCACCCGTGTGACGTCGCTTTGGATGGCCCACAATGAGATTGTCACTATCGAACAAGGGAGCCTCACGCCTTTAGTTCATCTGCGTAACTTTGACATCAGCCACAATAAAATTGGAGACTTCCCTTGGGAGGATCTGCTGAACCTCACAGGCCTGCAACTGTTGAAGATGAACCACAATGAGATGGTCCACCTACCGAGGGACGCCTTCTCCAACCTCAAAGACCTGAGGTCCCTGCGACTCAACAATAACAAATTTTTAACCATAGTTGAAGGGACGTTTGAGGGTTTGATGTCTCTATCCCATTTGCAGATTTATAAAAATCCCTTTGCATGCACCTGCTCCCTTGACTGGCTCAGAGACTGGATTTCAACAACCACCGTCACAGTTCCTGAGAAGGATTTGATCACTTGTGCATCTCCAGAGAAACTTAGAGGGAAAGTGATCGGAAAATTACCCGAGTCAAAGTGCACAAGCACAAATGTCACAATACGAACTGAGCCAACTATTCACAACACAACTTTCTATGAGGGCAGTTCATTGGTCTTGACTTGTGAATTCACAGGAAATCCAAAGCCCCTGGTCATGTGGAATATTTGCAGCAAAAGCCAGAAGCAAGAGCTGGCTTTGTCGTTCACTGAGGATGACTCAGCAGAATCAAATGCAGACTCCTCACTGTCCCATAATCCTGTCAAAGTCTATAATAACGGGACTCTTATCATTTCACACCTCAGGAAGGAAGACGGCGGCAACTACAGCTGCTCGGCCACGAATGAATTTGGAAGAGCTGAGGATTCAGTGTCAGTGGAGGTCGTGGCTTTACCAAAACCAACACCTGCAAAACCAATGACCACAACCACACCTACTTACACTCAAACTCACCAATCTATACAACAGAGAACAGACAAACCATCTGTTTTTGATTCTGCGCATCTGACTGATTTAAAGAGAAAAGACAACATGAACATCGTGCCCACTTTCCCGCCCACTGTGGAGATCAGTTCGCAGTCTTCTGAGGAGGCAACAAGCTATCCATCACATGCTAGTAAATGTGGCTTGACGGCTAATACGAGATACATTTCCAGACATGTCTTTAACGGGAGCCTGGATGACATCAAGCAGTACACATTTGACTTTGGTGTCATTGCGTTAGGGGTGTCAGAAACAGAGGTGACAGTGCGACTCAATCCTCTTCTCATACACAGAGACAAGAGCGCCGACCGGCAGAGCTTCCACACTGACAGTGAAGAGAATCAAGGCCTTTCAGGTGTTTCTGAAAATGTCCAGTCAAATGGCTTGTATCTGTGCGTCACTGCCGACCGCAAACACTCAGCTGTGCAGTGGTCGAGGATCAAAGAGGGCGTCAACACGTATCTGTTTAGTGGTTTACGCCCTGGCACCAACTACTCCCTGTGTCTGACCTACAGAGGGGAGGACTGTGACGTCCAGGTGCTGTTCACCACCAGGAGGAGGGTACCCAACCTGCTCATCATCATCTCGGTCAGCATCTGCCTCCTGACCATGTCTACTGTGCCTCTCCTCGGAGCAACATGCTTCCACCTGGTGTACAAATACCGCAGCAAGACCTACAAGCTGATCCTGAAGGCCAAAGACCAGTATCACATGGAGAGGAACCTCGGCACTAACTTTAACATCCACGCGTCTCACACCGAATCTCAGAGGAAGATTAACGGCAGCCAGCTGGacgaggaggagggggagatgGATACAGAGAGTGGAGACGGTGAGAGAGAGGCAGATACAGAAGAAAGTGTCATGACTGAGTCCTTTACTTTGTCCCAGTGCAGGGGGAATTTAGACAACTGTGAGGTAGGATCTGAGTATAGTGATAGGTTGCCTTTAGGAGCGGAAGCTGTGACTATTATAAGCAACTACAAATATCCAAATCAGTAA